The following coding sequences are from one Nicotiana tomentosiformis chromosome 3, ASM39032v3, whole genome shotgun sequence window:
- the LOC138908087 gene encoding uncharacterized protein yields MSTNITLAVRKSEKSYPYPNTLTEYFNDAKVEPRPYDTKVKAKKPFSWYHLQGANNPKFKGKVTTTVSQSDEPSGVGSEAAAEPSTALMPSTAAGPSTGKAEMPPSSSSRPSVAVPVQASSTYPLTALRVSHTLASLNSWMQTTISKLSDISSTVAAQSSTPAAPQVPSSVEETLKKILDNQKTVMDTLVAHGGAIEELTKQVKKMRKSQDSKKAVDSLIKEVKKIAAAGDFPFDLLMETDPSVPADPTAPSAEAPAGQSDEPDLTAPTDEEMLQILTNPIVPQPSDDEIQLEETEGDDAASHPETT; encoded by the coding sequence ATGTCGACCAACATCACATTGGCGGTCCGAAAAAGTGAAAAGTCCTACCCTTATCCAAACACCCTCACAGAGTATTTCAATGATGCTAAGGTGGAGCCGAGGCCATATGACACAaaagtaaaggccaagaagcctttctcatggtaccacctgcagggtgctaacaacccaaagttcaagggtaaggtcaCTACCACCGTCAGTCAGTCTGACGAGCCATCAGGGGTGGGTTCCGAGGCTGCTGCTGAGCCATCTACAGCTCTCATGCCTTCCACAGCAGCTGGGCCTTCCACTGGGAAAGCTGAAATGCCACCATCTTCATCTTCTAGGCCATCAGTTGCAGTACCAGTGCAAGCCTCATCCACTTATCCTCtcactgcgctgcgagtctcccacaCTTTGGCGAGCCTCAATAGCTGGATGCAGACAACCATTtctaagctgtctgacatatccagtactgttgcagcacagtcctctaccccagcagcaccacaggtcccttcgtcagtggaggaaacattgaagaagattctggataaCCAGAAGACTGTTATGGATACACTGGTGGCTCACGGGGGTGCTATTGAGGAGTTGaccaagcaggtgaagaagatgaggaaatcccaggATTCAAAGAAAGCAGTGGACAGTTTGATAAAGGAGGTGAAGAAAATAGCAGCAGCAGGTGATTTTCCTTTTgacctactgatggagacagatccatcagtaccagctgACCCAACAGCACCATCAGcagaggcaccagctggccagtctgacgagccgGATCTCACTGCCCCCACTGATGAGGAGATGCTTCAGATACTCACCAACCCTATTGTCCCTCAGCCtagtgatgatgagatacagttggaGGAGACTGAGGGTGATGATGCTGCCAGTcaccctgagaccacatag